The genomic DNA AGCAGCTCGACCACCTCGTCGCTGCTGAAGTTGCAGAACCAGCGGTCGGCGCGGCGCTCGATGCTGGGTAGGCCGCGGCCGCGCACCGTGTCGCAGATGATAACGGAAGGCTTGGTATCGCTGAAGGGTAGGGCCGTGAAGGCTTCTTCTAAGGCCGCGAAATCGTGGCCGTCGATTCGCTTTACTACCGCGCCGAAGGCCTCGAACTTGGGAGCCAGCGGCTCCAGCGGAATGAGGTCTTCGGTAGCGATGTTGGCCTGGAAATGATTGCGGTCTACTACGATGGTTAAGTTATTGACCTGATGGGCACTGGCCACCAGCAGGGCTTCCCAGCAAGTACCCTCGTTCAGTTCGCCGTCGCCGGTGATGACGATAACGTGCTGATTCTGGCCGCGCATCCGCGCATCGAGGGCCACGCCCAGCGCCACGCTCGGCAGGTGGCCCAGTGAGCCCGAATGAAACTCCACGCCCGGCACGCTGCGGTTGGGGTGCCAGTAGATGGAGTCATTGGCTTTCAGGTGGTTGGCCAGGCGCTCCTTGGGCATGAAACCTAGCTCGGCGAAGGTGCCGTAAAGGGCCGGCACGTCGTGGCCCTTGCTCAGGAAAAGGTAGTCGCGCGCGGGGTCGGTGAGGTTGCCGGGGTGCACGTTGAGGAAATCGGCGTAGAGGTACACCAGCAGGTCGGCGCAGCTCAGCGAGGCCCCGGTGAAGCAGCCGCCATCGGTGCTCAGGCGCACGATGTGCTCGCGCACGCGCAGAGCTAGGGCTTTTAGTTCGTCTTGTTTTTCGAGGGTCATAGTAAACGTTTGAATCGTTGTCATGCTGAGCTTGCCGAAGCATGACGTTC from Hymenobacter psoromatis includes the following:
- a CDS encoding transketolase, encoding MTLEKQDELKALALRVREHIVRLSTDGGCFTGASLSCADLLVYLYADFLNVHPGNLTDPARDYLFLSKGHDVPALYGTFAELGFMPKERLANHLKANDSIYWHPNRSVPGVEFHSGSLGHLPSVALGVALDARMRGQNQHVIVITGDGELNEGTCWEALLVASAHQVNNLTIVVDRNHFQANIATEDLIPLEPLAPKFEAFGAVVKRIDGHDFAALEEAFTALPFSDTKPSVIICDTVRGRGLPSIERRADRWFCNFSSDEVVELLKELHSQEATTLTSETLTVR